GACTGCATATGGAAAGAGGCAATGGCCGAAAAGCACTTCATTATATTGAGCAAGTAATCAAAGATGCGAAACGGGAATCCCGTGTAATACCGATTATAGAAGCAAAAGTACTACATTCGCTCTGCTTATGGAATAGCAGCAAGAAAAAATGTGCCGCAAGTGTACTACATGAAGCATTGGAGCTGGCCGCGGAGTCAGGATATAAGCGAATTTTTTTAGACGAAGAGGCATTACAGCCGGTATTGCTGCACTATATAAAAAGCCGGAAAAATGTTGAACAGGCTGAGTGGGAAACTGTTCCGCTTGTCTTTGTGCAGTCGTTGACAACGGATCATATCATCCGTCCGCGAACCGATCCTAAGAAAATAAAACCGAAGCTGACTCCCCGGGAAGAACAGCTGATCAAAGCGATTGCCTCTGGTGCATCCAATAAAGAAATTGCGGAGCAGCTTTTTCTCTCTGAAGGAACAGTGAGAGTCTATTTATCGAAAGTCTATAAAAAACTCAATGTCTGCTCACGTGCTCAGGCTATACTGCTGGCGGATGATTGGCAATAAAGCTGGGAAAATTATTTTCGGTAAGGGGGATGACGGCAATGACGGCATTATTAGCATCAAAAATTCAAATACCCGCGCATGCTGAAAGCTGGATCAGCAGAGAGAATATGGCGTCTGTTCAAGAGGAAGCAATCCGGTCAGATGTGTTGTTTATAAGTGCGCCCGAAGGCTATGGCAAAACGGCATTTTTGGCGCATTGGACAAAGAACCTGGATGAAAATATTGCCTGGCTGACAGTCGATGAGACAGACAATCACTCGCTCTGTTTTTTCCGGTATATCGTTTATGCAGTGTATTCGGCTTGTGCCTTGCTCCCGCAGGACAGGCTGCAGCGTGAATTGGCTAACGCAAACCGCAGAGAACTTAATGCAATGTGGGATTTGTATAAGCAGGCAGGCAGCCGATTAGAGAAGCCGGTTCGGTTAGTTATCGACGACTTTCATCACATAAACAATCCCGAGTTGTTAGAAATGATTCAGTATTTTGTAGTGGCAATGCCTGAATCGTTGAAGATTTGCTTTGCAAGCCGCAGCCTTGCGCCGATCAGCCTTACATTGTGGCACTCTTTATTCACTGTGACTGAAGTCAGAGCGGAGCATTTGCAATTGACTTCCAATGATATATATAAGATGCAACATCCCCAGCAGCAGTACGTAAGGAAAGAGTTCGCCCAGACAGAAGAGCCCGATGCAGTGCTGCTTAAAAATGCAGCATGCAGATATCTTCAGCAAGGCGATATCGTGCGGGCAATCACTCATGCGTTAAAAGGTAAGGCCTACCCGTTAGCAGCGGCCTTGATGACGAATTACGGAGAACAAATGATCAGGAATCGGCATACACTTGCATTCGCAGCTTGGTGCTATGAATTTGAAGAAGCCGGTATTCCATTAACTTTAGACCTTCAGCTTCTGTTTGCTTTTTCACTAGTAGCGGAGCATAAAGCAGAAGAAGCGGACCGTGTCACAAACCAAATGACGGCAGAAAATAATCGAAAAGAATGGAATGCGTTTACGGAACGAGTCAAATCCGCCGCATACGACTATTTTCTGGTCAGGTCCTATATTACAATTATTAAAATGGGCGGTGTGACTGAAGTCGGGCAGTGGCTGCAAAAAGGATTTAATTTGAATGCCGGGCAGAGTTCTAATTTTTATCTGCTGCCGCTTCAGTTCAATAAAGACGAACCGATATTATGGCGCACACCAGTAGGCCGCCATAAAAAGACGGACAGACTGGAAAGTCCATCTTTCTGTCAGACTAAGTATTCTTACGGGTCAAATAAATTATCTGTTACAGGGTATTACCATGGTATTCAGGCGGAGACATGGTATGTGAATGGTTATTTGAAAGAAGCGGGACAGGCACAGGAAGCAGCCTTGCTTTTAGCGCATCATTATCAGGATCCAGGTCTGCTGATTCCAATGTATATCCTCCGCTGCAAGCTGTACTTGGCGAAAGGTGAAACGGCTAAAGCGCACGAAACTGTCAAAAATGCTTTATCTTATGCCCCAGATAGTTTCTGGAGAAAATTTTTACATGCATGTCAAGCATTGATTTATTTGAAAGAACAGCATGTTCAGCTTGCAGAAGAAATACTGTCAAAAACAGAGAACGCTGTTGACGAAAATTGCGAAAAGCATTCTTTCATCTCACTTGTGCGCGCCAGAATGCTTTTGGAAAACTCCAGTCAGGAAGCAGCACTGGAAGCGGTTCGCCGTGTGAAACTGGATGCACAGAAGGAAGCGCAGGTCTTGACGTTTATCGAGGCAGCTATTTTGGAGAGTGTATGTTATGCCCGCAGCGAAAGCTGGGAACAAATGGCCCGGGCTTTGCAGGAGGCGATGACGTGCAGTAAAGAATACGGCTATACCCAGTTATTCGCTGAAGAAGATTGTATGGAAGCGATGCTGAAGGAATATGCAAAAGTGCGTAAACAACGTGGCGATATAGATTGGTCTGGTGTTCCATCCTTCTACGTGGAGCGTTTAGTTCAGGCGACGCAACGGACTGCTCCTCTCACTGATTTGCTGACAGCGCGAGAGCAAGAAGTATTTTCGCAACTGACATCAGGCGAGCCGGATCATAAAATAGCAAAAAGTTTATCTTTGACAGAAGGAATGTTGCGCATCCACTTAACATCTATATGTGAGAAGCTGAATGTGAAGTCAAGAACAGAAGCCATGTTAAAAGCATATAAGGCAAAGTGAATAATGAAACGACCGGCGGCGCTTCTTGTATGAGGAGTGTCGCTGTTTTGTTATACTTAATGAAAGTAAAGGAGTGCATAGCAAATGACGTATGAAGACCGGCCGCTTGTGCGGGCTTTACAAAATTTCCAAAGCCGTAACCCTCTTTCATTTCATGTGCCGGGGCATAAAAACGGTATGCTTTCTGGTTTGCCGGACAACATGCGGCAGGCGTTGGTCTATGATGTCACGGAACTGACGGGACTCGATGATCTGCATGAACCCGCGGAAGCGATTAAACAGGCAGAAGATAAGCTGTCACGTTTATATGGGAGTGACCGCAGTTTCTTCTTGGTAAATGGATCGACAGTCGGGAACTTGGCAATGCTGTATGCAACGGTCCGGCAAGGTGACTTGGTGCTGGTGCAGCGCAATGCACATAAGTCTGTATTTCACGCACTGGAGCTGACGGGCGCGCAGCCGGTGTTTTTATCTCCTGACTGGCATGAGCAGACTCAGACAGCCGGCACAGTGTCACTGGAAAACGTGAAATATGCGCTCAAGCAATATCCGAATATAAAGGCCGCTGTGTTTACTGCGCCCACTTACTATGGAGTAACGAATTATGAAATGGAAGACATCATAAAAATATGCCATAGTTACAGCATACCAGTATTGGTTGATGAAGCGCATGGTGCCCATTTTATAGTGAATGAAGCATTCCCAAAAAGTGCATTGGATCTTGGAGCAGACCTGGTCGTCCAGTCCGCGCATAAAACATTGCCAGCTATGACGATGGCTTCCTTTTTACATATTCATTCACAATTGGTTTCTGTTGAACGGGTAGCGCATTATCTTCAGATGCTTCAATCAAGCAGTCCTTCGTATGTATTGATGGCTTCTTTAGATGATGCGAGATACTATGCAGAGACGTATAACGAAAATGACTATGCGAGGTTTCTATTATATAGGCAGGGCCTGATCCAAGAATTACGCAGTATACAGGGGGTTGAGGCAGTAGAGCCTGATGACGGACTGAAACTGCTGCTGCGCGCAGAAGGCCATACAGGATTCGTCCTGCAGGAAGCATTGGAGCAGCAGGGGATCTACGTGGAACTGGCAGATTTATATCAGGTATTGCTTATACTGCCTTTGGTGAAAGCGGACTATGACGAAGAACATGCAAATACGGCCGACAAATTCAGACGGGCGGTAAAGAGTTTGACAGACAAAGAAGCTGCCGCTGTACAGACTTATTTTTCACCGCCTTCCAGCCTTGTATCCGTGACGGCATATACAGCCAAGCAACTTCATACGATGAGTACTGAATGGGTACATATAGAACAGGCGGCACAACGAGTGGCAGCAGAGTCCATTATTCCTTACCCCCCGGGGATACCGCTATTATGCGCAGGGGAGCGGGTTACAGAGGAGTATATCAAGCAAATCCAAGACTTATTGGCAGCCGGCTGCAGATTTCAGGGAGCAATAAATATGGAGACAAAAGAAATAAAAGTAGTTGGCAACTAGACGGGAGACAGTAAAATGACAGGATTATTCATCAGCTTTGAAGGGCCTGAAGGGGCGGGGAAGACGACGGTATTGCAGGAGATAGCAAACCGCCTGAAGTTGGAAGGACAAGATGTGGTAGTGACGCGTGAACCTGGCGGCATTCCGATTGCCGAGAAGATTCGTGAAATTATTTTAGATGCGAATCACAAAGCAATGGACGGAAAGACAGAAGCATTGCTGTACGCAGCCGCCCGGAGACAGCACTTAGTCGAGAAAGTCATACCGGCGCTTAAGCAGAACAAAATTGTCCTGTGTGACCGGTTTATTGACAGTTCGCTGGCTTATCAGGGATTTGCACGGGAGCTTGGAATCGATAACGTGCTGGCAATCAATTTATTTGCGATAGACAACTATATGCCCGATTGCACAATCTTTTTCGATGTGCCTCCTGAAGTAGGTTTGGCGCGTATCTGGAAGGATCAAGAGCGGGAACAAAACCGCTTGGATTTGGAAAAAGTGGAATTCCATGAACAAGTGTATAAAGGGTATCAAGAAGTACTGCGCCGTGACGGGGAGCGTATACGAGTGGTTGATGCACAGCAATCGCCGGAGCAAGTGGCGGAAAATGTTTGGAAAATTGTAAGTTCAGAAGTCAACTTACATAAGAATTCGTGATATAATGAGAAGGAAGCTTTTTTATTACGGGAAATCGGAAAAGGGGAGAGTACATTGAAACTGATTGTAGCAGTGGTACAGGACCAAGATAGTAACCGATTGTCTTCTGCATTGACTAAAAGTGATTTTCGGAATACAAAATTAGCCAGTACAGGCGGATTTCTCCGCGCTGGAAATACAACATTCCTAATGGGTGTGGAAGATGAATTAGTTTCCAAAGCATTGGATTTAATACGGGACAATTGCCGTTCCCGCGATCAGATGGTCGCTCCTGTTTCACCAATGGGCGGTAACGCGGATTCTTATATTCCTTATCCCATTGAAGTGGAAGTAGGGGGAGCAACTGTATTCGTCTTGCCAATTGAACAGTTCCACCATTTTTGATGCAGAGGTGAATGCTGATGAAAGTCAATAGTGACTACCGTACAGGTATGGATAAATTACCGGCGGATCCTCTTCGGCATCAACCAGGCAATGCCAAGTTTGGGCAGATGGTGGAAAAACAGGCATCGCGTCTGCAAAGTGAACAGATTGCCCGTTTATTCGGAGATATTTCAACTGCCGGCGACCGATTGGCCAGATCGCGGAACTTGCGTGATATGGCAAAGTATAAGATGCTCATTAAACGTTTCTTGAAAGAAGCAGTGGATTCAGGCATCGAGTTAACACAATCCCATACATGGAACCAATTCGGCGAGGGGCGCCGTTTAAAGCTGGTCCAAACAATAGATGAAAAACTAATTGCGTTGACGGAAGCGCTATTGGATGAAGAAGAATCGTCCATTGATTTACTAGCGAAAATAGGGGAAATCAAAGGCCTTCTGATCAATTTATATACGTGATCCCGTGCTGCACTTAACTTGTAGCACGGGGTTTTTTGCAAGAACTTTATTTGCCAAGGAGGAGATTGCATGTCAGAAAAGCTGCACAATCATGCATTGCAGTCTCAGAAACAGGTGATCAGCCGATTAGCTAAGATTCATGAGCGACAGCGCATTGGGCATGCCTACATCTTTGATGGTTCGAACGGGGCAGGAAAAGAAGCTATTGCGCAATACTTCACGAAGCTGCTTTTATGCATGGAACCTAAAGACAATGTTCCATGTGAAACATGTCATTCGTGCAAGCGAATTGAATCGGGCAATCATCCGAACGTAGTGGAGATCAGGCCTGACGGACAGGATATTAAAAAAGAGCAAATGTCCGGATTAATCATGAAAATGACGAAAAAAGGATTTGAAGAGGGCCGGAAAGTATATGTGATTGTCCAAGCAGAACGTATGAATACGTCTGCAGCCAATACATTGCTGAAGTTTCTTGAAGAACCTGAAGGAAACGTTACAGCCATTCTTTTAACTGAATCCTACCCATCCATTTTACCTACCATTCAATCGCGCTGTCAGAGAATTTCCCTGCAGCCGATGAATCGCCAGGAAAGTATAGAACGTCTCGTGGAAAAAGGAATAACTGCCTCCATGGCAGCCACAGTTACGATGATGACGGCCAATGTAGAGGCGGCCTTTGACATGGCTCAGGAAGATTCCTTTGTACAGAGACGAAAATTAGTGTTA
The Sporosarcina sp. P33 genome window above contains:
- a CDS encoding LuxR C-terminal-related transcriptional regulator codes for the protein MTALLASKIQIPAHAESWISRENMASVQEEAIRSDVLFISAPEGYGKTAFLAHWTKNLDENIAWLTVDETDNHSLCFFRYIVYAVYSACALLPQDRLQRELANANRRELNAMWDLYKQAGSRLEKPVRLVIDDFHHINNPELLEMIQYFVVAMPESLKICFASRSLAPISLTLWHSLFTVTEVRAEHLQLTSNDIYKMQHPQQQYVRKEFAQTEEPDAVLLKNAACRYLQQGDIVRAITHALKGKAYPLAAALMTNYGEQMIRNRHTLAFAAWCYEFEEAGIPLTLDLQLLFAFSLVAEHKAEEADRVTNQMTAENNRKEWNAFTERVKSAAYDYFLVRSYITIIKMGGVTEVGQWLQKGFNLNAGQSSNFYLLPLQFNKDEPILWRTPVGRHKKTDRLESPSFCQTKYSYGSNKLSVTGYYHGIQAETWYVNGYLKEAGQAQEAALLLAHHYQDPGLLIPMYILRCKLYLAKGETAKAHETVKNALSYAPDSFWRKFLHACQALIYLKEQHVQLAEEILSKTENAVDENCEKHSFISLVRARMLLENSSQEAALEAVRRVKLDAQKEAQVLTFIEAAILESVCYARSESWEQMARALQEAMTCSKEYGYTQLFAEEDCMEAMLKEYAKVRKQRGDIDWSGVPSFYVERLVQATQRTAPLTDLLTAREQEVFSQLTSGEPDHKIAKSLSLTEGMLRIHLTSICEKLNVKSRTEAMLKAYKAK
- a CDS encoding aminotransferase class I/II-fold pyridoxal phosphate-dependent enzyme produces the protein MTYEDRPLVRALQNFQSRNPLSFHVPGHKNGMLSGLPDNMRQALVYDVTELTGLDDLHEPAEAIKQAEDKLSRLYGSDRSFFLVNGSTVGNLAMLYATVRQGDLVLVQRNAHKSVFHALELTGAQPVFLSPDWHEQTQTAGTVSLENVKYALKQYPNIKAAVFTAPTYYGVTNYEMEDIIKICHSYSIPVLVDEAHGAHFIVNEAFPKSALDLGADLVVQSAHKTLPAMTMASFLHIHSQLVSVERVAHYLQMLQSSSPSYVLMASLDDARYYAETYNENDYARFLLYRQGLIQELRSIQGVEAVEPDDGLKLLLRAEGHTGFVLQEALEQQGIYVELADLYQVLLILPLVKADYDEEHANTADKFRRAVKSLTDKEAAAVQTYFSPPSSLVSVTAYTAKQLHTMSTEWVHIEQAAQRVAAESIIPYPPGIPLLCAGERVTEEYIKQIQDLLAAGCRFQGAINMETKEIKVVGN
- the tmk gene encoding dTMP kinase; protein product: MTGLFISFEGPEGAGKTTVLQEIANRLKLEGQDVVVTREPGGIPIAEKIREIILDANHKAMDGKTEALLYAAARRQHLVEKVIPALKQNKIVLCDRFIDSSLAYQGFARELGIDNVLAINLFAIDNYMPDCTIFFDVPPEVGLARIWKDQEREQNRLDLEKVEFHEQVYKGYQEVLRRDGERIRVVDAQQSPEQVAENVWKIVSSEVNLHKNS
- a CDS encoding cyclic-di-AMP receptor; the encoded protein is MKLIVAVVQDQDSNRLSSALTKSDFRNTKLASTGGFLRAGNTTFLMGVEDELVSKALDLIRDNCRSRDQMVAPVSPMGGNADSYIPYPIEVEVGGATVFVLPIEQFHHF
- a CDS encoding YaaR family protein, which translates into the protein MKVNSDYRTGMDKLPADPLRHQPGNAKFGQMVEKQASRLQSEQIARLFGDISTAGDRLARSRNLRDMAKYKMLIKRFLKEAVDSGIELTQSHTWNQFGEGRRLKLVQTIDEKLIALTEALLDEEESSIDLLAKIGEIKGLLINLYT
- the holB gene encoding DNA polymerase III subunit delta', whose translation is MSEKLHNHALQSQKQVISRLAKIHERQRIGHAYIFDGSNGAGKEAIAQYFTKLLLCMEPKDNVPCETCHSCKRIESGNHPNVVEIRPDGQDIKKEQMSGLIMKMTKKGFEEGRKVYVIVQAERMNTSAANTLLKFLEEPEGNVTAILLTESYPSILPTIQSRCQRISLQPMNRQESIERLVEKGITASMAATVTMMTANVEAAFDMAQEDSFVQRRKLVLKLVEAIEQRSPGEALLFIQTDWMPVMKEKSDCEQGLDLLLFAYRDIVAVKAGLQSTIAYPDQLEPFTGYSVKNAYSSLTVKIDAILQAKKRLHQNMNRTLLLEQLVLTMQEGLLFV